Proteins co-encoded in one Waddlia chondrophila WSU 86-1044 genomic window:
- a CDS encoding ABC transporter permease → MIRSRLCFGVTIAIFIFLYVPILLLMINSFNASKYGTVWAGFSLKWYYTLFSEPDLWKALVNSMIIAVSSAATSLVLGSLAAFTIYRYRTPLQKVHYGLIYAPLLLPDILMGISLLMLFVAWNVKLGLFTIYIAHTTFCISYVTMLMLSKLQNFDYSLVEAAHDLGAGAFETFKKVIFPLITPGLVAAVLLSFTLSIDDFVITFFVAGEGSTTLPLYIYSMIKYGSTPIINALSTLILLGTFLLVFVYHTFAGEEQI, encoded by the coding sequence ATGATTAGAAGTCGTCTTTGCTTTGGAGTTACCATTGCGATTTTTATTTTTTTATACGTGCCGATCCTTCTTTTAATGATCAATTCCTTCAATGCATCCAAATATGGAACCGTATGGGCCGGATTTTCTCTGAAATGGTATTATACCCTGTTTTCAGAACCAGATCTTTGGAAAGCGTTGGTCAATTCAATGATCATTGCCGTTTCTTCAGCTGCTACCTCTCTTGTGCTCGGAAGTCTTGCCGCATTTACGATTTACCGCTATCGAACTCCCCTGCAAAAAGTTCACTACGGCCTCATCTATGCCCCTTTGCTTCTTCCCGATATATTAATGGGGATCAGCTTATTAATGCTGTTTGTCGCTTGGAACGTCAAACTTGGGCTTTTTACGATCTACATTGCACACACGACCTTTTGCATTAGCTATGTGACCATGCTGATGCTCTCAAAGCTGCAAAATTTTGACTATTCATTGGTAGAGGCTGCGCATGACCTCGGAGCAGGAGCTTTCGAGACATTTAAAAAAGTGATTTTTCCACTCATTACTCCAGGACTAGTTGCAGCAGTCCTCCTCTCATTTACGCTTTCCATCGACGATTTCGTGATCACATTTTTTGTCGCCGGCGAAGGATCTACTACGCTTCCTCTTTACATTTACAGCATGATCAAATACGGCTCGACACCGATTATCAATGCGCTGAGCACACTTATTCTTCTGGGAACCTTTCTGCTTGTTTTTGTTTACCACACTTTCGCCGGAGAAGAGCAAATATGA
- a CDS encoding ABC transporter permease — protein sequence MDKLKETFSTLPSFAWLSVFFLLPTIIICVFAFKPADIYGAIQKGWTLATLSHLGNLYFYKLLWRSLWISISSTLICLLLAIPMGYQIATSQPKWRHLMLILTVIPFWSSFLIRIYAWKTILHPEGYFHQILATIGVISPTTPLLYTNFSVIIVMVYTFIPFAILPIYTSAVKFDFQLIEAAMDLGAARFKAIGKVFIPGIKKGILTAALMVFIPAVGTYIIPDLVGGVNSDMIGNKIAQKTFAERSIPEASAIAMVLNLIILIPLGILLIYSRKTRSLETINRSRE from the coding sequence ATGGATAAGCTCAAAGAGACCTTTTCCACCCTTCCCTCATTTGCCTGGCTATCAGTTTTTTTTCTCTTACCTACAATCATCATCTGCGTCTTTGCATTCAAACCGGCAGATATCTACGGCGCCATCCAGAAGGGGTGGACGCTGGCCACTCTAAGCCACCTTGGCAACCTCTACTTCTACAAACTTCTCTGGCGCTCCTTATGGATCAGCATTTCAAGCACTTTGATCTGCCTGCTTCTAGCAATTCCCATGGGATATCAAATAGCGACATCGCAGCCGAAATGGCGCCATTTGATGTTGATACTCACTGTCATTCCCTTTTGGAGCAGCTTTCTTATCCGGATTTATGCATGGAAGACAATCCTGCATCCAGAAGGTTATTTTCATCAGATACTGGCAACAATCGGAGTGATCTCTCCCACAACTCCTCTTTTGTACACAAATTTTTCTGTCATCATCGTCATGGTATACACTTTCATCCCTTTCGCGATTCTGCCGATCTACACTTCCGCAGTGAAATTTGACTTTCAGTTAATCGAAGCCGCAATGGATTTGGGCGCCGCACGCTTTAAGGCGATCGGAAAAGTTTTTATTCCCGGAATCAAAAAAGGCATTCTTACTGCGGCTTTGATGGTCTTTATTCCCGCAGTTGGAACCTATATCATCCCCGACCTTGTCGGAGGTGTTAACAGCGACATGATTGGAAATAAAATTGCACAAAAAACTTTTGCTGAAAGAAGTATTCCTGAAGCGAGTGCGATTGCTATGGTTTTAAATCTGATTATCCTCATTCCTTTAGGAATTTTACTGATCTACTCAAGAAAAACGCGTTCGTTGGAAACGATTAACAGGAGCAGGGAATGA